In a single window of the Geothermobacter hydrogeniphilus genome:
- a CDS encoding LysM peptidoglycan-binding domain-containing protein, producing MLQPLQKLLLPATISLIILLAGCAKPPQAELAAARQAVARAYAAGAMELAGDDYQAARAALRNAERLSDRGEYKAARDILSTAEAQAKLAAATAREKRARIERERLKKKQREELRRRQELAAQKKKHRRTAKAKPKPKPEPPAPVNHYTVKAGETLWQIAARPEVYNDELLWPLLYKSNRDQITDPRKIYAGQELIVPRKLTTDDKNAARAEARTSGIYPLSGKPAPTN from the coding sequence ATGCTGCAACCACTTCAAAAACTGCTGCTGCCCGCGACCATATCCCTGATCATCCTGCTGGCGGGGTGCGCCAAGCCGCCGCAGGCGGAACTGGCAGCCGCCCGCCAGGCTGTCGCCAGGGCTTATGCCGCGGGCGCAATGGAACTGGCCGGGGATGACTACCAGGCGGCCCGCGCGGCGTTGCGCAATGCTGAACGACTCAGCGATCGAGGGGAATACAAAGCGGCCCGTGATATTCTTTCGACGGCAGAAGCACAGGCAAAACTGGCGGCCGCAACGGCACGGGAGAAACGCGCCCGCATTGAACGGGAACGCCTGAAAAAGAAACAGCGTGAGGAACTGCGTCGCCGACAGGAACTCGCGGCGCAGAAAAAGAAACACCGGCGGACCGCCAAGGCGAAACCGAAGCCCAAACCGGAGCCGCCCGCCCCCGTCAACCACTATACGGTCAAAGCCGGCGAAACCCTGTGGCAGATCGCCGCCCGGCCCGAAGTCTATAACGACGAACTGCTCTGGCCCCTGCTCTACAAATCGAACCGCGACCAGATCACGGACCCGCGCAAAATCTATGCGGGCCAGGAATTGATCGTTCCCCGCAAACTCACCACCGACGACAAGAACGCGGCGCGTGCGGAAGCCCGCACCAGCGGCATTTATCCCCTGTCCGGGAAACCGGCTCCAACCAACTGA
- a CDS encoding NADP-dependent isocitrate dehydrogenase: MASKIIWTKIDEAPALATYSLLPIVKAFTKGTGIDVETSDISLAGRIIATFPDNLTEEQKIADNLAFLGDLVKKPEANIIKLPNISASVPQLKEAIAELQSQGYDLPDYPEEPKTEEEKAIQARYAKCLGSAVNPVLREGNSDRRAAASVKMFGQKNPHRMMKPFPSDSKAHVAHMNDGDFYANEKSVTVDKGGDFKIELTGKDGSTTILKDGLTSLDGEILSATFISKKALRAFYAEQIADAKEQGVLLSLHLKATMMKVSDPIMFGHAVSVFFEKALSKHADTLKEIGFNPNQGLGDLYSRLPNLPEEKQAEIKADIEAVYKEQPELAMVNSAKGITNLHVPNDIIIDASMPVVVRDGGKMWGRDDQLHDTKAMIPDRCYARFYQVALDDCKKNGAFDPATMGSVANVGLMAQKAEEYGSHPTTFEIPFDGTVRVLDASGNVLMEHAVETGDIWRLSRAKDIPIQDWVKLAVTRAKASGEPAIFWLDEKRGHDAQMIAKVEKYLKDHDTSGLDIRIMEPVEAMKFSCERVRKGLNTISVTGNVLRDYLTDLFPILELGTSARMLSIVPLLAGGGLFETGAGGSAPKHVQQFIEEGHLRWDSLGEYCALVPSLEMIADKDGNPKAAVLAETLDQAIMNYLENQKLPSRKVNELDNRGSSFYLGYYWAQALAAQDKDAELKARFAEVAAELEKNVEKIDAELLAAQGAPVDLGGYYHPDDAKTEAAMRPSATLNAIIDAIS; encoded by the coding sequence ATGGCATCAAAAATTATCTGGACCAAAATTGACGAGGCTCCGGCCCTGGCGACCTATTCGCTGCTGCCGATTGTCAAAGCCTTCACCAAGGGCACCGGTATCGACGTCGAAACCAGCGACATCTCGCTGGCCGGCCGCATCATCGCAACCTTCCCCGACAACCTGACTGAAGAACAGAAGATCGCGGACAATCTGGCGTTCCTCGGGGACCTGGTCAAAAAGCCGGAAGCCAACATCATCAAGCTGCCGAATATCAGTGCCTCGGTACCGCAACTCAAGGAGGCAATCGCCGAACTTCAGTCGCAGGGCTATGACCTGCCGGACTACCCGGAAGAGCCTAAGACGGAAGAGGAAAAAGCCATCCAGGCCCGGTATGCCAAGTGCCTCGGCAGCGCCGTCAACCCGGTGCTGCGTGAAGGAAACTCCGACCGTCGTGCCGCCGCCTCGGTGAAGATGTTCGGCCAGAAAAACCCCCACCGGATGATGAAACCCTTCCCGAGCGACTCCAAGGCCCATGTCGCGCACATGAACGACGGCGATTTCTACGCCAATGAAAAGTCGGTGACTGTCGACAAGGGTGGCGATTTCAAGATCGAACTGACCGGCAAGGACGGCAGCACCACCATCCTCAAGGATGGTCTCACCTCACTGGACGGCGAGATTCTCTCCGCGACCTTCATCAGCAAAAAGGCCCTGCGCGCCTTCTACGCCGAGCAGATTGCCGATGCCAAAGAGCAGGGAGTCCTGCTGTCACTGCACCTCAAGGCGACCATGATGAAGGTTTCCGATCCGATCATGTTCGGCCACGCGGTTTCGGTCTTCTTCGAAAAAGCCCTGAGCAAACATGCCGACACCCTGAAAGAGATCGGTTTCAACCCCAACCAGGGGCTGGGCGATCTTTACAGCCGGCTGCCTAATCTGCCGGAAGAGAAACAGGCCGAGATCAAAGCCGACATCGAAGCGGTCTACAAAGAGCAGCCTGAACTGGCGATGGTCAACTCGGCCAAGGGAATCACCAACCTGCATGTTCCGAACGATATCATCATCGACGCCTCGATGCCGGTCGTCGTTCGCGACGGCGGCAAGATGTGGGGCCGCGATGACCAGTTGCATGACACCAAGGCAATGATCCCCGACCGTTGCTACGCCCGGTTCTACCAGGTGGCCCTGGATGACTGCAAAAAGAACGGCGCTTTCGACCCGGCCACCATGGGCAGCGTCGCCAATGTCGGCCTGATGGCACAGAAAGCCGAAGAATACGGTTCCCACCCGACCACTTTTGAGATTCCGTTCGACGGAACCGTTCGCGTCCTCGACGCCTCCGGCAACGTGCTGATGGAACACGCCGTCGAAACCGGCGACATCTGGCGCCTGTCGCGGGCCAAGGACATCCCGATCCAGGACTGGGTCAAACTGGCGGTCACCCGCGCCAAAGCCAGCGGCGAACCTGCTATTTTCTGGCTCGACGAAAAACGCGGGCACGATGCCCAGATGATCGCCAAGGTCGAAAAGTACCTCAAGGACCATGACACCAGCGGCCTCGATATCCGCATCATGGAGCCGGTCGAGGCAATGAAATTCTCCTGCGAGCGGGTCCGCAAGGGGCTGAACACCATCTCGGTGACCGGCAACGTGCTGCGCGACTACCTGACCGACCTGTTTCCGATTCTCGAACTCGGCACCAGCGCCCGGATGCTCTCCATTGTCCCGCTGCTGGCCGGTGGCGGCCTGTTCGAAACCGGCGCGGGCGGATCCGCCCCCAAGCATGTCCAGCAGTTCATCGAGGAAGGTCACCTGCGCTGGGACTCCCTCGGCGAGTACTGCGCCCTGGTCCCGTCCCTGGAGATGATCGCCGACAAGGACGGCAACCCGAAGGCGGCGGTGCTGGCAGAAACCCTCGACCAGGCGATCATGAATTACCTGGAAAACCAGAAATTGCCTTCGCGGAAAGTCAATGAGCTCGACAACCGCGGCAGCAGCTTTTATCTCGGCTATTACTGGGCCCAGGCCCTGGCCGCCCAGGACAAGGACGCCGAACTCAAGGCCCGTTTCGCCGAGGTGGCTGCCGAGCTGGAAAAGAACGTCGAAAAGATCGATGCCGAACTGCTGGCCGCGCAGGGAGCCCCGGTCGACCTGGGTGGTTACTACCATCCCGACGATGCCAAAACCGAGGCGGCGATGCGGCCCAGTGCCACGCTCAACGCCATTATCGACGCAATCTCTTGA
- the hisS gene encoding histidine--tRNA ligase — MNDILPADSPVWQELEEAARRVFSTYGFREIRVPVVEKTELFCRSIGEATDIVEKEMYTFTDKGGHSLTLRPEGTASVMRAFIQHKLHAADPIAKLYYCGPMFRHERPQKGRYRQFHQIGAEVIGVDDPKIDAQLLAMLVNYFDEVGIDDVELQINSLGCPECRPGYRQALVTFIEQRLDSLCDDCRRRYRNNPLRTLDCKVPGCREATLDAPSVLDHLCGGCEDHFARVRRYLENLRLPFAVNPRMVRGLDYYCKTTFELLTNRLGSQSAVAAGGRYDGLIRQLGGPDLPGIGFAMGLERLVLLKETADREPSAPALFIAGLGEAAADEAFRLMSLLQRSGIEVEMDYQGRSLKAQLRRADKLGAARVLIIGEDELARGNAQLRTMADGSQQEVRLDIDTLRTLFT; from the coding sequence ATGAATGATATCCTGCCTGCCGACAGCCCGGTCTGGCAGGAACTGGAAGAGGCGGCCCGCAGGGTTTTTTCCACTTACGGGTTCCGTGAAATTCGCGTGCCGGTGGTTGAAAAGACCGAGCTCTTTTGCCGTTCCATCGGCGAAGCCACCGATATTGTCGAAAAGGAGATGTACACCTTCACCGACAAGGGGGGGCATTCGCTGACCCTGCGTCCGGAGGGCACGGCGTCGGTCATGCGCGCCTTCATTCAACACAAGCTGCATGCCGCCGACCCGATCGCCAAGCTTTACTATTGCGGCCCCATGTTCCGTCACGAACGACCGCAAAAAGGACGCTACCGCCAGTTTCACCAGATCGGCGCCGAGGTTATCGGTGTCGACGATCCGAAAATCGACGCCCAGCTGCTGGCCATGCTGGTGAATTATTTCGATGAAGTCGGCATCGATGACGTTGAGCTGCAGATCAACTCCCTCGGCTGTCCCGAATGCCGACCCGGCTACCGCCAGGCCCTGGTCACGTTCATCGAACAACGGCTCGACAGTCTGTGTGACGATTGTCGCCGTCGCTATCGCAACAACCCGCTGCGGACCCTTGACTGCAAGGTTCCCGGCTGTCGAGAAGCAACTCTCGACGCGCCCTCGGTTCTCGACCATCTCTGCGGCGGATGCGAGGATCATTTCGCCCGGGTCCGCCGCTACCTGGAAAATCTGCGGCTGCCGTTTGCCGTCAACCCGCGCATGGTCCGCGGTCTTGATTACTACTGCAAAACCACCTTTGAGTTGCTGACCAACCGCCTCGGTTCCCAGAGCGCCGTCGCCGCCGGCGGACGCTACGACGGGCTGATCAGGCAGCTCGGCGGCCCCGACCTGCCCGGCATCGGCTTCGCCATGGGACTGGAGCGCCTGGTGCTGCTCAAGGAGACTGCCGACCGGGAGCCCTCCGCCCCTGCCCTGTTCATCGCCGGACTCGGCGAGGCGGCAGCCGACGAGGCCTTCCGGCTGATGTCTCTGCTGCAACGTTCCGGGATCGAAGTGGAAATGGATTACCAGGGCCGCAGCCTCAAGGCCCAGTTGCGCCGGGCCGACAAACTCGGCGCGGCGCGAGTGCTGATTATCGGTGAGGATGAGTTGGCCCGCGGCAACGCCCAGCTGCGCACCATGGCCGACGGCAGCCAGCAGGAGGTCCGCCTCGACATCGATACCCTGCGGACACTTTTCACCTGA
- the aspS gene encoding aspartate--tRNA ligase yields MNDTLGSWKRTHYCGDLRAEHIGSKVCIMGWVQRRRDHGGLIFIDLRDRTGIVQLALDPDRDPEAHTKADRIRNEWVIAAIGTVSPRPEGTVNPKMKTGEVEIEISELRILNQAKTPPFMLDEYTDVAENLRLKYRYLDLRRPTVQHCLMMRHQVTRTVRNYLDEEGFLDIETPVLTKSTPEGARDYLVPSRVSPGQFYALPQSPQLFKQLLMVSGFDRYAQIVKCFRDEDLRADRQPEFTQIDCEMSFVDRDDVMDIMEAMIARVFKETINVELSLPMPRMAYAEAIDRYGVDNPDLRFDLELVEITDIVRGCGFKVFADVAGSGGMVKAINVKGGSGLSRKELDDLTGFVANYGAKGLAWVKMTADGWQSPIAKFFQPEELRAIEQALGAAEGDLLLFVADKPATTNQALGRLRQHLGQKLDLVKKGDFRFVWITDFPLLEWDEEQKRHVAVHHPFTAPLDEDIPLLDSDPGKVRAKAYDLVLNGSEIGGGSIRIHDQAIQQRMFNLLGIDDEEAQLKFGFLLDALSYGAPPHGGIAFGLDRLTMILAGTDSIRDVIAFPKTQKATCLLSEAPGEVDPAQLRDLGIRLAARAKS; encoded by the coding sequence GTGAACGACACTCTTGGCAGCTGGAAACGCACCCATTACTGCGGCGACCTGCGCGCCGAACATATCGGCAGCAAGGTCTGCATCATGGGCTGGGTACAGCGCCGCCGCGACCACGGCGGACTGATTTTCATCGACCTTCGCGACCGGACCGGCATCGTCCAGCTGGCCCTCGACCCGGATCGCGACCCGGAAGCGCACACCAAAGCTGACCGGATCCGCAATGAATGGGTTATCGCCGCCATCGGCACCGTTTCCCCTCGCCCGGAAGGAACGGTCAACCCGAAGATGAAGACCGGCGAGGTCGAAATCGAGATTTCCGAACTGCGCATCCTCAACCAGGCCAAGACCCCGCCTTTCATGCTCGATGAATATACCGACGTCGCCGAGAACCTGCGACTGAAGTATCGTTATCTTGACCTGCGCCGACCGACGGTGCAGCACTGCCTGATGATGCGCCATCAGGTCACCCGCACGGTGCGCAACTACCTCGACGAAGAGGGATTTCTCGACATTGAAACCCCGGTGCTGACCAAGAGCACTCCGGAGGGCGCCCGCGACTACCTGGTACCGAGCCGGGTCAGTCCCGGTCAGTTCTATGCCCTGCCGCAATCTCCGCAGCTGTTCAAGCAGTTGCTGATGGTGTCCGGCTTCGACCGTTACGCCCAGATCGTCAAATGCTTCCGTGACGAGGATCTGCGCGCCGACCGGCAGCCGGAGTTCACCCAGATCGACTGCGAGATGAGTTTTGTCGACCGCGACGACGTGATGGACATCATGGAAGCCATGATCGCCCGTGTCTTCAAGGAGACAATCAACGTCGAACTGAGCCTGCCGATGCCGCGCATGGCCTACGCCGAGGCGATCGACCGCTACGGCGTCGACAACCCCGACCTGCGCTTCGACCTCGAACTGGTTGAAATCACCGACATCGTCCGGGGCTGCGGGTTCAAGGTCTTCGCCGACGTCGCCGGCAGCGGCGGCATGGTCAAGGCGATCAATGTCAAGGGCGGCTCCGGCCTGTCACGCAAGGAACTGGATGACCTGACCGGATTCGTCGCCAATTACGGTGCCAAGGGCCTGGCCTGGGTGAAGATGACCGCCGACGGCTGGCAGTCGCCGATCGCCAAGTTCTTCCAGCCCGAGGAACTGCGGGCGATCGAGCAGGCTCTCGGTGCCGCCGAAGGCGACCTGCTGCTGTTCGTCGCCGACAAACCGGCCACCACAAACCAGGCTCTCGGCCGCCTGCGTCAGCACCTGGGCCAGAAACTGGACCTGGTCAAAAAGGGCGACTTCCGCTTCGTCTGGATTACCGATTTCCCGCTGCTTGAATGGGATGAGGAGCAGAAGCGCCACGTTGCCGTCCACCATCCTTTCACCGCGCCGCTCGATGAGGACATCCCGCTGCTCGACAGCGATCCGGGAAAGGTCCGGGCCAAGGCCTACGATCTGGTTCTGAACGGCAGTGAAATCGGCGGCGGTTCGATCCGTATCCATGACCAGGCGATCCAGCAGCGCATGTTCAACCTGCTCGGCATCGATGACGAAGAGGCACAGCTCAAATTCGGTTTCCTGCTCGACGCGCTCAGCTACGGAGCTCCCCCGCACGGCGGCATCGCCTTCGGCCTTGACCGGCTGACAATGATCCTCGCCGGCACCGACTCGATCCGCGACGTGATTGCCTTCCCGAAAACCCAGAAGGCAACCTGCCTGCTGTCGGAGGCTCCCGGAGAAGTCGACCCGGCCCAGTTGCGCGACCTCGGCATCCGGCTGGCGGCGCGCGCCAAATCCTGA
- the mdh gene encoding malate dehydrogenase, with amino-acid sequence MARPKIALIGGGQIGGVLAQLAALRELGDVVMFDIVEGMPQGKMLDIAEASPVDGFDVELKGANDYKDIAGANVVIVTAGLPRKPGMSRDDLIEVNSKIMTSVAEGIRDNAPDAFVIVISNPLDAMVTLCRKVTGFPSNRVMGQAGVLDSARFQAFIAWELGVSVKDVNAMTLGGHGDTMVPLIRYASVNGIPVMELLERKYGSAEKAKEVMDAMVKRTKGAGGEVVALLKTGSAFYSPASSAIAMAESILKDQKRVLPTCAMLNGEFGVDGYYVGVPCVLGAGGVEKIIEFSLDAEEQAQFDNSVNAVKGLVDSLGL; translated from the coding sequence ATGGCTAGACCAAAAATTGCATTGATCGGTGGTGGTCAAATCGGTGGTGTTCTCGCTCAACTCGCCGCGCTGCGTGAACTCGGCGATGTCGTCATGTTCGACATCGTCGAAGGCATGCCCCAGGGCAAAATGCTCGACATTGCCGAAGCGTCCCCGGTCGACGGCTTTGACGTCGAACTCAAGGGCGCCAACGACTACAAGGATATTGCCGGCGCCAACGTCGTCATCGTCACCGCCGGCCTGCCGCGCAAACCCGGCATGAGCCGCGATGACCTGATCGAGGTCAACTCCAAGATCATGACCTCGGTCGCCGAGGGCATCCGTGACAACGCTCCCGACGCCTTCGTTATCGTCATCTCCAATCCCCTCGACGCCATGGTCACCCTCTGCCGCAAGGTTACCGGCTTCCCGTCCAACCGCGTCATGGGTCAGGCCGGCGTCCTCGACTCGGCCCGCTTCCAGGCCTTCATCGCCTGGGAACTGGGGGTTTCGGTCAAGGATGTCAACGCCATGACCCTCGGCGGCCACGGCGACACCATGGTACCGCTGATCCGCTACGCCTCGGTCAACGGCATTCCGGTCATGGAACTGCTGGAAAGAAAGTACGGCAGCGCCGAAAAAGCCAAAGAAGTCATGGACGCCATGGTCAAGCGCACCAAGGGTGCCGGCGGCGAAGTTGTCGCCCTGCTGAAGACCGGCAGCGCCTTCTACTCCCCGGCTTCCTCGGCCATCGCCATGGCTGAATCGATCCTCAAGGACCAGAAACGGGTCCTGCCGACCTGCGCCATGCTCAACGGCGAGTTCGGTGTTGACGGCTACTATGTCGGTGTCCCCTGTGTTCTCGGCGCCGGCGGGGTCGAAAAAATCATCGAATTCAGCCTCGATGCCGAAGAGCAGGCCCAGTTCGACAATTCCGTCAACGCGGTCAAGGGACTGGTCGACAGCCTCGGCCTCTGA
- a CDS encoding 4Fe-4S binding protein: MSKAKGKLEVIEKYCKGCSICVEFCPTKVLAMDAFTVKVANPDACIACMQCELRCPDFAIKVEKIA; encoded by the coding sequence ATGAGCAAGGCCAAAGGTAAGCTCGAGGTCATCGAGAAATATTGCAAAGGCTGCAGCATCTGCGTGGAGTTCTGCCCCACCAAGGTTCTGGCCATGGACGCCTTTACCGTCAAGGTGGCCAATCCGGATGCCTGCATCGCCTGCATGCAGTGCGAACTGCGCTGCCCGGATTTCGCTATCAAAGTCGAAAAAATTGCCTAA